The DNA window TTTATGAACAGAAAGAAGATTCTTGGCAATTTGAGGAACATGCAACACTTTACGTAATGCAAGAGGACGTGCAGCAGTATGAATTGAACAATGACCAGTATGTTTAATAGGCAAACCTGTGCCATTACCAACTTGGACTTGATCATTGCCGTGATAACATTCACGGACAGCCAGACGGTCGAGGTCACTGGTGATGTGGTCGGTGGCCCCGGTATCGGTGTACCAATCGGTGTCGACCTTTGAGGATGTAGATGCAAAAGGCAGCTGAGGGAGGATCCTTGTTGTAGGCTTCATCCATCATGTACCAGCAGTGTATCGCAGTATGACCCACCTTGCCACAGATCTGGCAGATGGGTTTTGAGGACGGAGTGCTGCGACGATAAGAATTGGCACGAGGCGGAGCACCACCACGTCCACGATTTTGATTGGATCCACGTCCTCGATTCTGGTTGTTGCTACGCCCGCGATTCTGATTATTGTTGCCACGCCCCGCATAGTTTGCAGAAGAACCAACATTCAGCTGAAGAGCCGCCTGATGTTTTAATTGCCGGGCTTCAAAAGCGACGAGGTGCACATATGCATCATCCAGCGTGACAGATGCCATGATTGTCATCGCGGTGACATATGAATCATATTCAGAGGGCAACCCTGTAAGAAGATATGACAGAACTTCATCATCACGTGGGGCAGCATCTGCAGCTGCCATCTCGGACGCTAGGTTCTTGATCTTTCCAAAGTAATCTGCCGCCGAGAGGTCGCGCTTCTGCGCGGTGGCGAGTTCAACTTGTAGTTGAACAGTGCGAGCACGAGTAGATGAAGAGAACTTCTTCTGGAGGGAGTCCCAGACCTCCCTTGACGTCGTTGCGTCGATAACGTCTCGCAGGATCTCCTCAGACATGGAGGAGAGAAGGCCGCTGAGAAGCTGCTGATCGGCGAGGTACCACACCGTGTATGCTGGGTTGAGGACGAGCTGCGTCCTGTCTGTCGTTAACGCCGAGATCATCTGGGCAGGAGCCACCGTAGAGCCATCAAGGTACCCGAAGAGATTGGAACTCCAGAGGTACGGAAGCAGTTGTGCTCGCCAGAGAAGGTAATTAGCCTTCGTAAGCTTGATGGTCACGGCGTGGTGGAGAGGGAGGGCAGCCATGACGAGCGCAGGGGCGTTGATAGAGGTTGTGGtgagaggggaggaggaagtCAATTCACTCATGGATCGATTAAAGACTTAGCTGTGATACATGTTGATCGGGAAAACTCAATGACCCTCATAGCGCCATGGTGATCTAGATATGACATGGTATAAGAATAGAATTCCTAGCTCCAACAGTTAGGGACCTAGAGATAAACAAGGAAGGCATAGCTCCCGTATCCTATGAATATCCCTAACCACCACCTATAGAAGATAGAGTTTGTATCTACCAGTTCTTAACGCATTATTGCCTAAAATAAAATGTATTGAGTTGCGCATATGAATTTTGAAGAATTGCCGGGATAAATGCACTGAGTTGCCCCTGTTCTTGACACATTCATCGTCGAATCGGAGGTAGAAGCTCTCGTCCCGCCTCCATCGCCACCCACCCTGCTCGGCTCCCCGGGGAAGAAGCCCGCACAGGGGATGGAGCTGCCTGGGGAGGAAGAGCCGTCTCCGCAGCCGCCGGGAAACTCACGCCATGGTCTGCGCCCCGCCCGAGAAGGAcgtgagccgccgccgccgccgcacgcgctCGGTCCGCCACACGGGAGAAGCCGCCGGGAGCCGAGATCGCCTGCCTCGGTCGGGATCCCGCGCAGCCGGAGCTGAGACCGCCTGCCTCCTGCGGGAGTCCGCGCAGCCGAGCAGGGTCGGAGAGGAAGCCGAAACACCGCAAGGAGCTCGGGCCGCCTGCTCTGGATCCGCGCGCCGCCTTGGATCCGTCGGGGAGTGGACGCGCGGAGCCACCAGCCGCTGGGGAGGGGATGCGTCCGCGCCGGAGGAAGGAGGAGCAGTTGCCTGGGGGATGGGAGAGGGTGCGCCGCCGGCTGGATCTCGGAGCTCTGGAGGAAGAGAGAGGCGAGAAATAGAAACGGCGTGGATTATTGAGCTAGGATTTGAGGTTTTCTTTTACCAACTTTTCCAAATGCTGAACTGAGTTCCCACTTCCCAGAATTGTTTCCCGGTTTTCACTAAATGTATATCTCCAAAATATATCTAGTGCACATTTCACCAACATTTTAGAATGTTCTTTAAGTCCACCTCGGATTTTGAATCTTCCCCGACACGGAGCCCCGGGAAAATGCCTTTTCGCACTTCGCCCCCTCAAACGCCTCCGCCTCCCGCAATGCAGCCCCTCtccgcctccgccaccgccacccgcTTCGCCGCCCACTGGGTAGCCGACGCCCTCGCCGGAGACGAGACCCTCGAGTTCTCCGTCCTCAAGGGTGAGGCTCCAAACCTCTAACCTCCTCCTCCGTTGGCCTCGACAGCTTCGGTCTCTCACCTGTGGGGTGGTTTTTGGCTTGCTGGCGGTTCCGCAGCGCTCGTGGGCGCCTCGCCGGAGTCCCTCTCGGGCGCCCCGGAGGCCACGCGGAAGCGGGTCGCGATCCGGTGCCTGGAGGAGGTGTCGGCCGTGATAGCTGCTGGGGGCGATGCCGCGGCGACGGAGAAGGTGCTTAGGGTTGATGACGCCCGCTCATGTGAGGATTTGCTGCTTCAGCTTATCGGAGAGGTGAGTTGTTACTATGCACCCATGTGCGTTCTCGCGGTTCGCATTCCCCTTCCGATTTCGTCGGATAGTGCAGAAGCTGTGTGGAGTGCTTGCATTTGTTTCTGTTCATGTTTGGGGACATTTCGTCCAACGGGTCGTGGATAGTTACTGTTAGCCTCCTTATTCCTAACTCGGCATTGCCGCTTTTTTCACATTAGTTGGCCTTTGGTAGAGCGGTAGTGATTGAGTCACAGGTGACGGAGCAAGGAATGTATCCTGAAACACAATTGTGGGTTTTAAGGATTGATATAAATCTGGACACCGTGTCTCATTGCAAACTTATCTTGCTAGGCAATGTCATTATCATTACTtgttgaaagaaaaaaaaatgaagacATAGTGGGGTTAATGTTATAGGATTTTCATTCAATGATAGAGTCGGATTTGTTGCATTGTAACTACTCTGTTCTTTCTGTGTAGCTTTACTGCTTCCGCCCTAATCACTGATCCTATTGTAATTTTACAATATTTCTAGGCTGGACCCTGTTATTAACCAAGTTGATGTATTCTAGTGACATGCTTCAGTATATTGCCCTTACCTAATTCATATAAAAAAACTTAGCTACTTCCTCCTGTTAAGATATACCAATTGTGTGGTACCTTAGCACCAATTATTCTGTAAACGTTGATTGCTGTGACATATTCTGCTACTGCTCCATTGCATATATGATTGTGAAGTTCAGAAAGATTACCGCATCGCTGGACTGTGCCAATGCTCTAGTCTATTGCAAAAATGTAATGGTGTCAATTGCCATCTTGCCTATCATTTATCGCATAAGTGTCCATGTGCATCAAATGTAGAAAGCTCCTAGTCCCGTCCCGTGTGGAGCCTTGTGTTTATCGCTTCCACTTTGTGATAGTGTGACTTGGCTTTTCACATTGTGAAAGATCATGAGCTTTTAGGTTTATCTTTTTTCTTGTTGCAAATAAGGCATGTTGTAATACACGAGTAAAATTTGCAGGTTAGAAATTCTGGAAACTTGGAGAAGGATTTGCTTCCACCTTTCAGTCAAGACATCCAGAATATTATTCGCATCAAGAAACCTACATTACCGCAAACTTCCTTTGAGTTGGTAAGTTAATTAAATAGCTAATGTTAAAACTAGAAATAGAATAAGTTTATGTTAAACATCTTTGTTTTTCTGTTCAGCTAAGAGAAGTTGACCCGGACATCAAGTCTATGGCCCCATCATCCCAACTGGAGCAGAATGGCACCACCCAACTTCACAATGATCAGTCCCCGTGCAGCAGCAATGATCATGTAAATATAGAGAAGCCTAGACTCCCTACAGACAATGGGGAGCTTCAGCAAGAGGCCCTGGTAAATTTAGTGGATGAATCAGACTCAAGAAGTATTGAAAAGGATTCAGTCGCACCAACTTCTGTTCTTCACCAACCATGCACATCCGACAGCAAGTGTTGCTATCCTCTGCAAGAAGATGCTATAGGTGCTGCTAGTTTGGGTCCCAGGTCTCAAGAGAGGAGTCCTATTGTGGAGGGGAAAATTTCTGTTGAAACCGTGCCTGCTTCGGCTAGCTGTGATGCAGCTCTGCAGGGAAGCATTACTGGACCATTGTCCAAGCATGTTATGAAGTATCATACTACCATGGTTCAAAGACAACCTAATAGAGAAACATCTCCAAGTCCACCACACTATATCGATGGAGAGAGACCATATGATGATAGCACCAGCGATCTGCCATCGAAGGATCCCAGGCATGAAGAGTTATCCGTGCATACCACAGTAAATCCAGATATTGACAGAAGCAGTGATGCTTTACCAACAAATGCATCTAAACCTGAGTTTGTTACTACACAGGATACAACCATGATTTCACAACCTCACAGCAGCGGAACTCATCTGAGTACTCTGCAGAACTTAAGTGGTGAGAGAGTAAACCAACATCTAGATGATGTCAGTGCAAGTATTGAGCCAGTGGAAAAGGACCATGTTTATGAGGAGCTGACTCTGCAAGCTGCTAGTGCTTTACCTTCTATAAGCTGCAATGGTGATATTCAAGGAGGGAAATCTGAAACCAATCATCAGTCAGGGAATACTGCAGAGCATACTATGGTGTGTGAACAACAGAATGTTGACAGGTCACATCTAGAAATCAGTAGTTCCAACAAGCTTAATCAAGCACTACATGATGGCAGCATCCAGGAAAATAATGTGGCTAATGGTGGGCCTAATGCACAGATTGCTCCAAGGTCACAAACCTGCAATGTAACCTTGCATGATAAAATTTCGGAAGCTGATTATTTATCTGAGGAGAATACTGGAAAGAACAGAACTGATGTTCTGAAATGTGGTTGCAGTGCGTCTGTTCCAAGCTCTGCTCAGGATGGAGACGGAAAAGGTGCAACGAAGATATTGAACAGGGAAAGTTTTGGGGATACCTCTGTAGAAGTATCTGTCCCTTGCTCAGATTATAGTTTACATGgcactgctgctgctggtcTTCTGGCAATGACTGACAAAATGCCTTTCTGTACCAAGGATCAAGACATTAATGATTCTCTTGGGGACTTGTCACAACTAGATTTGTGCATAAAATGTGGCAAAGATGGTCAGTTGCTGAAATGCAGCAGCTGTTTGTTAACTGCTCATGATAGCTGTTTTGGTTCATCAGCAACATTTGAAGATACTGGACTATTCTACTGCCCAGTATGCTTCTATACAAAAGCCACTGAAGCATATAAAAAAGCAAAGAAAACATATTGTGAAGCTAGGAAAAGCCTAGCTGCTTTCCTTGGCACAACACATTTGGTCAGGCAACATGATGAGCAACCAACTGGAGCTCTGCCAGGAGCTGCCAACAGACAGGGACATTCAAATGGGTGTGACTCACCAAAAAGGAAAAATATCGATCAAAATGAAGCAGATAACCTTACTCATCAGGATGAAGAGCCTAATCAAAAGAGGAAGAAGCAGAAAATAAATGCTACAAGTAATTGTTATCCTGAACAGGTAGTCACTGAGAAGGTTCCTTTTCCGAGTTTTGATGTTGCACCCGTGAATAAACATACCATTCTCAAGAATAATAGTAGCAAGAGAGTCCAGGGTGCAGAGAAATGGCAACAGGTGGAAAACAAAGAAGCTCGCAAAGAAgctggcaatgataattcctcCCATGAAACAAGAAGTTTGTCTCAGCAAAAATGTGGTCCTGCAAATGAGGAAGTTGAGGCTGACAGGGAGGATGATCTTGCAAATTCTCACCAACCTGATGATACTGATAAATTAGAAGCCACATCTTCAAATGACTCTGGCAATAGATCATCCCCCCCTTGGCATAACATGAGACACAGCAAAGCAAGATTACATGTGAAGGAGACAATGGCATCAAGTAGCTCTAGAAAAACTGCACAGAAGGATCAGCACATGCCTTCT is part of the Panicum hallii strain FIL2 chromosome 2, PHallii_v3.1, whole genome shotgun sequence genome and encodes:
- the LOC112883474 gene encoding uncharacterized protein LOC112883474 — encoded protein: MVCAPPEKDVSRRRRRTRSVRHTGEAAGSRDRLPRSGSRAAGAETACLLRESAQPSRVGEEAETPQGARAACSGSARRLGSVGEWTRGATSRWGGDASAPEEGGAVAWGMGEGAPPAGSRSSGGRERREIETAWIIELGFETRSPGKMPFRTSPPQTPPPPAMQPLSASATATRFAAHWVADALAGDETLEFSVLKALVGASPESLSGAPEATRKRVAIRCLEEVSAVIAAGGDAAATEKVLRVDDARSCEDLLLQLIGEVRNSGNLEKDLLPPFSQDIQNIIRIKKPTLPQTSFELLREVDPDIKSMAPSSQLEQNGTTQLHNDQSPCSSNDHVNIEKPRLPTDNGELQQEALVNLVDESDSRSIEKDSVAPTSVLHQPCTSDSKCCYPLQEDAIGAASLGPRSQERSPIVEGKISVETVPASASCDAALQGSITGPLSKHVMKYHTTMVQRQPNRETSPSPPHYIDGERPYDDSTSDLPSKDPRHEELSVHTTVNPDIDRSSDALPTNASKPEFVTTQDTTMISQPHSSGTHLSTLQNLSGERVNQHLDDVSASIEPVEKDHVYEELTLQAASALPSISCNGDIQGGKSETNHQSGNTAEHTMVCEQQNVDRSHLEISSSNKLNQALHDGSIQENNVANGGPNAQIAPRSQTCNVTLHDKISEADYLSEENTGKNRTDVLKCGCSASVPSSAQDGDGKGATKILNRESFGDTSVEVSVPCSDYSLHGTAAAGLLAMTDKMPFCTKDQDINDSLGDLSQLDLCIKCGKDGQLLKCSSCLLTAHDSCFGSSATFEDTGLFYCPVCFYTKATEAYKKAKKTYCEARKSLAAFLGTTHLVRQHDEQPTGALPGAANRQGHSNGCDSPKRKNIDQNEADNLTHQDEEPNQKRKKQKINATSNCYPEQVVTEKVPFPSFDVAPVNKHTILKNNSSKRVQGAEKWQQVENKEARKEAGNDNSSHETRSLSQQKCGPANEEVEADREDDLANSHQPDDTDKLEATSSNDSGNRSSPPWHNMRHSKARLHVKETMASSSSRKTAQKDQHMPSSSRQRNYAYQQKRYSNPVAPSGRRSKLCWTEEEEEALKEAMAKFTPQDDTPIPWVHILEYGRDVFHRTRLPSDLRVKWRNMKKRTGY